Genomic window (Bacteroidales bacterium):
AGTAAAGAGTTTGTTTAAAACTATTCCTGTGGCTAATATCTCTGTTAGAAATTTTCCTTTAAAGGCTGATGAGTTAAGGAGGAAATTGAAAATTAAAGATGGTGGAGACATCTATATCTTTGCAACAACCGATTGCAATAAACAAAAAATATTGATTTTATGTAGTAAAATTACTTCTTAAACATTCTGTCCATTGAGCGTTTATCTTCACGCTCTTTAATTGACTGCCTTTTATCGTATATCTTTTTACCTCTTGCAACAGCAATCTCTAACTTTGCTCTACCATTCTCATCAATAAAGAGTCTTGTGGGGATTATTGAAAATCCTGATTCTTTATCTGTTTTTGATATTTTTCGTAACTCTTTTTTTGTTAAAAGAAGTTTTCTGTCTCTACGAGTTGAGTGATTGTTATATGTTCCGTAAAAGTACTCTGCTATATACATATTCTTTACCCACAACTCTCCATTTATAAAATAACAATATGTATCGGCAAGTCCTGCTTTACCTTCTCTAATTGATTTAATTTCGGTTCCGGTAAGGACAATACCTGCTTTGTACTTATCTATTATTTCATAATCGAAAGTAGCACGTTTATTTTTTATATTTATTTGACTCTTTGTTTTCATCTATTCTATTAGTGATAAAAGGGTTCGTAATATAAGAGATATTATTATAGGAACCATAATTGTCGTAACTGATATTGTTATAACAAATATAGAGTTTGTCTTATTAGATTCTGAATTAATATATTTATATCCTATCCAACCTATATATATTATATATAGCGATAATGGTGCTATATAGTTTGTATAGGATGAGAATATTGTCATTAATATATAAAATAATACGGTTATTGATGTAATATACATAGTATATGTATTACACTTGTTTGTATTATAGTTTTTAAATACTTTTTTTGCTATAAATGATATTAAATAATATGCTCCAAAAAATTGCATAAAACCAATTACTGCATACTGTATTGCTCTCTCAATTCCGGAATCACTTCGAAGTGAAGTAAATTCAATTTCTAATAAAAAGATAATAATGGCGAATAACCCTAAAATAGGATACAGTAATGTAGAGGATAGCTGCTCAATTGATATTCCCTCCTGAGATATCCTCTCCCACCCTTTTTTAGGAGAAACTATAAGTGTTAGTAAATTCTTTATGGGAGTCATTATTTTATTGTCTTTTTTTTAGAATTGCAAAGTTAGTAAATGTTTGTTAATCTTAAAATATTGATTTTGTTTTATGTAAAAAAAATAGTGAGGTGTTGCCTCACTATTTTAATCACTATATTTATTTTATTACTTTTTAAAGTATCTGTTAAATAGACCTTCAAATCCTTTTCCGTGACGAGCTTCATCTTTTGCCATTTCATGAACGGTATCGTGTATTGCATCAAGATTTAACTCTTTAGCACGTTTTGCTATACGGAATTTATCTGCACATGCTCCGCTTTCAGCATTCATTCTCTTGTCAAGGTTTGTTTTAGTATCCCAAACAACATCTCCTAAAAGTTCTGCAAATTTTGCAGCATGCTCAGCCTCTTCCCAAGCGTAACGTTTGAATGCTTCTGCAATTTCAGGATATCCTTCGCGATCTGCTTGACGGCTCATTGCTAAATACATACCAACCTCAGTACACTCTCCCATAAAGTGATTGTTCAAATCTTTAATCATCTCCTCGTCGCAACCTTTTGCAACTCCAATAACATGCTCTTGAACAAACTCTAATTTTCCGTCTTCTACTTTCTCTTGAAATTTCTCTGCTGGAACTTTACATAGAGGACATCTCTCGGGAGCAGTTTCACCTTCATGAATATAACCACATACTGTACAAATCCATTTCTTTGCCATAATCTTTTCGTTTTAAATTGTTTATAAATTAGTTTATTTAATTAGTTTTTTCTCTTTTTACATTCAGGGCAATATCCATACACATATAATTCAGAATTCAGTATTTCACAATCATCAATATAATTCCCTTTTAAAATTGGTGGATTTATATTTAAATCTGTTACTGAACCGCATTGGTTACACATAAAATGTGTATGGGGTTTTATTTCCGCATCAAATCTTGTGTTTTTTTCATCTATTGTTAGCATTAATGCAGCTCCACTATCAACTAATAGTTTAAGTGTATTATATACTGTAGTTTTTGATAGTGTTGGCATTGTTGGATATAAATCAGAGAATATTTGGTCAACGGTTGGATGTATTCTGTTTTCCATTAAATAGTTCATAATAGCCAAACGTTGTACAGAAGGTCTTATGCCGTATCTCATTAACCTTTCTTGTCCACTCTCGTTTATTTCCTTTTTGTTTTGCATAAACAATTACAATAATTACATATTTGAAATCATTACAAAAGTACAATAATTTTATTATTCTGCAAATTTTTTTGAAGAAAAATTTTATGATATTTTATAACATATTGATAATTAGTAAAATAAAATTACAAATCTGTATAGTGAAAGTATGAGTTTTTCTCCTTTAAATAGTTTATTAATATCGAATATAAAGAATTCATAGAAAGCAAATCAGAATTTCCAACAAATATTAGTTGTTTTTTTGCTCGAGTCATGGCAACATTTAGTTTCCGATCGATAAGGTATCCGTCTTCTATAAAGGTATTCTCAGTCAAAAATTTGAGTTGCGATGTTTCTTGTATGATAAAGCCGTAAATAATGTGTTCTCTTTGACTTCCCTGAAAACGCTCCACTGTATCAATTGTTATATTCTCAAACCCAAACCCCGGATATTGGGCTTGTAATGTGTGTTTTATTGTTGCAATTTGATTTCGATACGGGACAATAACTCCTACGGTTTTATCTATATCAAAATTATCTTTATTTAAATTATATAATCTATATATAATATGTGCTATTAATTCTGCTTCTTCTTTATTAACCTTGTTTGCAATTATCTTTTCTTGAGTCTTGGCTGAAAAGAAAACAACTCTATGGGATGATAAAATGTTTGATAACTTATCAGAATACTCATTAGTTTCAAATTTTTCAATCTGATGAGGTAAGGGTACTATATCTAAATTGTTGTTATAGAATTGTTTGTTTGGAATCTCTGCTATCTCATAATGCATGCGCCCTTGTTTTGTTAGCATATATGTTACTGAGTCATTGCATTTATATTTCCTTAATAATCGCTCAAATAGAGATAGAGAACAATCTGTCAAATATATATCGTTTAATATCTTATTATCAGTTTTAGATTCATAATTTGGTTGTTGAATAACAGCTGGTAGTTGCTTATGATCCCCAATCATTACGAATTTCTTAATTACTGGTACACCATTCCTTTCTTCTGATAGTACACCTATAATATTGGGCTCAAGAATTTGTGAGGCTTCATCAATAATTGCAAGATTAAATTGTTTCAAATCGTATAGCGAGGAATTATTGTTTAGCGCTGCAGTTGTTCCAACAAAAACCCGTGTATTTGTAATAAGAGTGTTTAATTCTCTAACGTTAGAACAATCTTTTGATTTGTTTTCTAATAGAAACTCTTTATATCTATTATCGCAAGAGTTTTTGTTTCCTATGCGTATAAAGTCAATATCTTCTTCTACAAGTTTTGAGCATATTTCATCAACTGCTCTATTAGTATATGATAATAGAAGTATATTTGAATTCTCTTCTGTTAGTTCTTCTTTGAGCGTTGTCAATAATCCAAATGATGTCTTACCTGTTCCAGGAGGGCCAATAATTAAGAACAAATCTTCTGCTTGTTTTACTCTTAATGCTAATTCGTTAAATTTTCCATACTCTCCATTAAGTCTCTTTGATTTATCTACTATTGGGGCGCGTTGTAATAAAATTAAATCTTTTCTATCTTTTGGTGCAGAGATAAATGTATGCATACCCCTATATAGAGCGTTGTATGATGACTCAAAAAAATCGTGCTCAATCGCCCACTCCTTATCTAAATCTTTAATGAATATGTTTGCATTAGATTGTACTGCCCTTAATGATAATTTAATTAAATCAGTACTTATTGATGATATTGTGCAACGATGAACAATCGTTTTTCTTAAATCGGGCAAGGTGTTTTTTAAGTATGGATATAATATTACTATATCTCCAACTCTAAAGTTTGCTATATCGTGGTTAGTTGTCTCTTTAAACTCTAATTCTACCTCTTCTACTATTCCTATATGGTTAATTGATGGGGTTATAAGTGTTAGCTTATCGTATATATTTCCAGCATTTAGTTTCTCTTCAAGAGTATCGTGCCACTTAGATGCAAAACCGCTATTCTCTTTTTGTTTATTTCCTACTTTTGAATATATATGTTCGTTCTCAATAAACTTTAAAAATTGCAAGTAGTACTCCAATTCTAACTCAGTAGCATTTTGTATAGGAGCCAATAATGTTGAGAGTTGAGGGTATATATATTTATTCCATAAATTATTGTTGATGTTTTTACTATTAATTCTCTCAGGGGTTAATTCTTTTAATATATGAATACCCTCCTCAGCATATTTGTATTCGTTATGTACAATTTCGTTTCTAATCTTAATTGATTGGAATACTAATTCCGGAGCGAATCCTAAACCTAATAGACTATTTTTATATTTTGAATATAGTAAGAATGCATTTAATTTGTTGTTATTTTCTTTGTATTGTTCAGGATAGTTATATCGTAATATTGTCATATATAGAAGCATCTGAACATAATGCTTTTTAAGTGCAATTGGTGTATCAGTATCTAATTGAGGGAATCCACATCTACCAGATTTTTGCTCTATTAATAGAGAAAAGTCAGATTGTAGTAAATCCATACGTCCTTGTAAGCCTAACATCTCAGAGAAGAATGATGGTTCTAACAGAATATTATCAAAGTTTATTGAAGATACTATCTTAGGTAACTCCTCTCCTATTGATTTTTGTATATTAGTTTTCTGATTTTTTGCATTTAGATGGAAATCTTGGCTAATATTTGCAGCTAATAATGATAGTGCATTATTCTTGAAAAAAGTCTTTATACTATCATTATACGGTACTCTTAAATCTTTAGAGTGTATCTCTTCATCCAAAAATTGACTTGCTAAATTTCCTAAGAGTATAGCTTCGGATGTTACATTTGGTTTTATTTTATTAATTAGGTATAGTATTGCATCTTCGGCATACGATTCAAAACATAGTGCTATTGATGATATATCAACTAAATAGTCCGGCTCAAAAATTATAAGTTCAGGAATTATTATATCATTTTCGAATTTTGGTTTGATAATATTTAGTTGTGCGTTCTCATATAGTAATTCAGAAATATAACTCCAATTGTATTTATATACACCACATTCTGCTCCGTAATATATTTTGATTTCTTTATCTCTATCCTCTTCACTTATACAATATATGTATTCATTATCCCAATTATGAACAATAACTCTTATATAGTCAATGTTATTATTCTCTCTTTTTCTTAATAGTTTATCTTTTGGAAAATGATTAAATAATTTTTGTGGAACAGGAGTGTTGTAAATTAAAGAAATAAACTGAGAGAGCGTTTTTAAATCATATAGATATATTTTTTTTAAAGCATCATCAGAATAATCATTAATATTCTTTATTCTTGTTCTAAAATCATTTATCATATATGAGAGTTCTCTTGTTGCCTTGAACTCTTTTAAAAGATATTCTGTTTTTGCAAATCTCCCTACTAGTTTAATTGTTACAAAAGATGTGTTTTGGTTTAATATTCTACCATATATAATATTTAAAATAGAATATGATAGTTTGTAATCAGGTAAAGTTTGAAGTGATGATTCTAAATACGAATATAACTTTTCTGCACTATCCTTATAATTATCTTCGCTATCAATCTTAACAGACATATCTTTCTCTACAATATTTAATTTATATTACAAAACTAAAAAATAAATATTGAATATTTGTGAATCATTATATAAAAAAATAAGCCCCATTAGGGGCTTATGTCTTAATATGTATATTGTTCCAATCTTAGAAATTAAAATTGAGACTTGCTCCAACTAAGTCGTTTTTACGATTATAATTATTTGTCAAGCCTGCTCCATTTGCGTTTGCCACATCACGATCTTGATAGAAAGAGTGGAAATATCCCACATTTACTTTCATAAAATCAGTACAATTAAATTGAGCACCAACACCTAAACACCATGAATTTAGATTGAAGTTTGTATCTTTCATTTGTTCATCGCTAAAGCCATACTTAGTTCTCTGCATACCAGCACTTAATGTAACAACCTTATGAACATCATATTCTATACCAAATAACCCTTCAATAGTGTTTTTATCTACATTTGTTGCTGCACCTTTAGCGGCCTTGTCATGGTAGTGGTGAAAACCTCCACTAATTCTTAACGATTTGATAGGAGAATATTCTACACCAATAGTAAATAGTGCAGGAATATCTGAACGAACTTCTGCTCCGTCTTTGTATTCGGGCATCAACATATCTACATTTGCACTATTATTAGATTCGTTTTTAAGATTTAGTTTTGTACGGAACTCATATTTTGCAGCTACATTCCATTGTCCCATCTTAAAGTCTATACCCAGTATAGGTGTTACTCCAAATGCTTTTTGATTACAATCAAGGGTGTAATCTGATGTCATTCCTGCGAAAGTCATCATTTGAGCATACTCAACACTTGTATTTGGGTATCGTTGTGCAATTGCTGCATATTGCTGTGAGTTTAATCCGTTTGCAGTAATTCCAGTCATACTTCCCTCATATCCCATACTTGCAAATACTCCTCGTACTCCAACAGATACTGATAGTTGATCAATGATTTTATATGCAGTTCCTACTTGGAATCCATAAATAATTTGTTTTCCTGTCAATGATTGGTTTATTGTATAAGCACTACCACCTTTTTGAGCAACACTACCTCCAATCATACCCTCAAACATTGATAATCCATTCTCAAACTCACATGTTCCGCCACCTCCAACAACAGAGAATTGTGCGGCTATTGACCAATTATTATTAATTACGTATGCATATTGTATTGATGGAATAATGGGTGCTGCTGCTTTTCCTTCAAAATATCTCTCTTGTGTTGGATTGTTCGAGTTAAGTTGAAAATAATTAGCAGATGATGTTATTTGTCGTTTTTGTACAGCTGCTTGGTAATTCAATGAGATATGAAATCCTTTGTCTAAAAATGCTACTCCAGCAGGATTGTAATATACCGCATCAATGTCTATTGCAGCATCTCTTGATGGATTTCTCACATAAGCAGCACTTTGGTTAGTGTTTGTTAATAAACCTCCGGCAAATGCAGATGTTGTTGCCATTAATAGTGTTAATCCTAGTAAAATTCTCTTCTTCATCTAATTTAAGTTTTGTGAATAATATGTTGTTGCTTTATCTCTTAGTGTTGCAACAAATCGGCGGCAAAATTAGATAAAATATTTAAATTACACAATTGTTGTAAATGTGTGCAATCCGTTTTGGTGTCTCAAATGGTTGTAAAAATTTTATGCAAATTTCTATTACTGAGAAACTTGCATAAAATAAAAAGTAAGTAGAAAAAATTCTCAAAATTGTAATTTTTGAGAATTTTGACATTTTAAATGGTTTATTGAATATCTTTATTCCGAACTTTAAATCCTAATTTCTCAATGGAATCAATAACTTCATTAAGGTTAAAGTTGCCATAGATTGTTGTCTCTCCGGTAACAATGTCAACAGATACATTAGTTACTCCGTTAACCGACATAATAGCATTCTCAGCATTTGCTTTACAGTGATTACATTTCATTCCATCTATAATTATTTTACTTAAAGTTGGAGCATCTTTAATACTTCCATGACAACTACAATTTGAGTTGGAACAATTGCAATTATGTTTTACAAAATATTTTAGAATGAATGCATTTATTAGAAGAATGAATAGAAGTATAGTACATACAATATTAAATATTGGTGTTGAACTTATACAACAATCTTTAATTTCGTTCAAGTGTGATGTAAACCATTCACGAGGTAAAAGGTTGTTAATAATTAAAGCAAAGGTAATTGAACAAAAAATAATAGATAAAAGGTAAATTATTAATGATTTTTTACCTAAAATTTTATTTAATACTAATATAGATGCAAAGTTTATTGCCGGACCTGCCATTAACATAACTAATGCAGTACCAGGAGATAATCCTTTTAACATAAGAGCAACAGCGATAGGAATAGAACCTGTTGCGCACAAATACATAGGAATTGCAAATAGTAATACAAATAGTATGCTCAGTAGTGAGTTGTCAGAAAATAGAGCAAAGAATGACTCTGGAACAAATACGGTGATTGCTCCAGCAATAAGAAGACCTATTATTAACCACTTTCCTATATCTTGCATCATTTCAATATATGCAAATTTGAATGTAGTTATAATTTTTTCTTTAATAGATAGTCTCTCTTTAGTTTTAATAGTTTCATTATCATTATCAATTATAACTCTATCTTCTTTATCAAACTTATTAACTAATACTCCGCCGAATATTGATGTTACCAATGCTGCAATAGGTCTTAATATAGCAAAAGGTAAACCCATTAACGAAACGGTTGCAATTATTGAATCAACTCCTGTTTGCGGAGTTGCTATTAAAAATGCTGTTGTAGCACCCTTAGAAGCTCCTTGTTTATATAATCCCATTGCGGTGGGTAATACTCCGCATGAACAAAGTGGTAAAGGAATTCCTATAAGCGTTGCATTTAATACTGATTTAAAATTATTATTAGATAAATATCTCTTATATAAGGTCTCGGGGACAAATGCTTTCATTACTCCTGCTAGTAAAAATCCCAATAAGAGATATGGGGACATTTCGTTTATAAGATTTATTATTTCTTGCATAATCATAATGTTTTTCAATATTACAAAAGTAATAAAGTTTTATTAAATAGCTTTTTATACATATTTATTATTTTGCATCAATTTTCAATTAGTAATTATGAATAGCATCTATGTAATATCTATATTATCAATAATGCAATTTACAAAATCTGTTTGATAGATTTAAACATATCGCTTATTTTTGTGTTGTAAAACAAAAGATAGTATTAACAAATTAAATATTTATAATTATGGCAACAATACATTTAACTAAAGATGAATTTTTAAAAAGAGTTTCGAATATTGAAGAGAATGGTGATTCATGGAAGTTTTTGGGAGACAAACCTGCTGTTGTTGATTTTTATGCACAATGGTGCGGACCTTGCAAAGCTCTATCTCCTATTCTTGATGAAGTCTCTGATGAGTATGCTGGCAAAGTTGATATATATAAAGTAGACGTAGATCAAGAAGAGGATTTGGCTGTTGCTTTTGGTATTAGAACAATTCCCACTTTGTTGTTTATTCCAATGGGTAAGAATCCGCAAATTATGGTTGGCGGACTTCCTAAAAACAAACTTAAAGAGGTTATTGATTCAATATTGTAAATAATAAAAATTTTTGAATAGTTTAGGGAGTAAAGATCTATAGTTTTATACTATATTTCTTTACTCTTTCGTTTATCATATGTTCTGGAATTACTTCAATAATAGTTTTTGCTATTATATTTAGCAAACGTTCTCTAACAAAATCTTTCCTGATAACCAAGGCAATCTCCCTTGATGGTTCGGGATTACACATAGGCTTTATTCGTTGTTGCTGTTCAGTTGTTAGTAGTGGTATGTGTAATTCTGGAATAATTGAAAACCCTCCGTTTTCATCTACAATCTTCACTAATGTTTCAATGCTTCCTGCTTCGTATATTGCAGCATTTCCTCGTTCTTTACAGCAAAAACTAAATTTATTATTATTTGGGCAATAAGCCTCTTGTAATACCCATAGATTTTCGGTAGGCATCTTGCTTACACATACTTGTTCCCTATCAAAAAAAGGTTCATTAGGAGATACGTATGCCATGAATTTTTCATTATATAATGGTATTTCAAGTAGTTCGTTATTGTTTAATGGTGTAGGTAAAATTGCTATATCAATTTCAGCTTTTCCCAGTTTCTCTATGATAGTTGCTAAGCGAGCCTCTTCTACTGATATGTGTATCTGAGGGTGTTCAGTAGATAATTTTTTGAATAATTTTGGAAGAATATATGGCGCAATAGTTGATACTGTTCCTATTTTAAGTGTACCACTCTCCTCCTCTTTTTGTAGTTTAACCAACTCTTTCAATTGCTCAGCATTAAATAATACAACTTTTGCTTGTGCAATAACCTCTTCACCAATGGATGTTGGTTTAATAGGATGGCTTGCTCTGTCAAATATTATAATATCTAATTCATTCTCTAACTTTTGGATTAGTGAACTCAGTGTAGATTGTGTTATTTCGCATGATTCGGCAGCTTTTACAAAGTGTCTATATTTATCAACCGCTACTATATATTCTAATTGTTGTAGTGTCATAAAAATTTAATTTATTTCTTAATCGGTTTTATCAATGCAAATATAGAATAAATATGTTTGATTATGTCAATTATTTAAATTTAATTTGCTGTATAAAATTAAAGAGAGAACTAATTATATTATAAACTTGTTATAACAATAAAATTTATAAAACTATGAAAAAGTATGTTTGTACAGTATGTGATTGGGTTTACGATCCTGAAGTAGGTGATCCTGATGGAGGTATTGCTCCTGGAACACAATTTGAAGATATTCCAGATGATTGGGTATGTCCATTGTGCGGAGTTGGAAAAGATATGTTTGAAGAAGCTTAATATTAAAATAAACATTTAAGAAAGGGGTTGTCTTAACACAATTGTTGGAGAGCCCCTATTTTTTTATTTTAAAAATTAAATTTATGAAAAAATTTATCTGTACTAAATGTAAGTGGGTGTATAACCCGGAGATAGGAGATCCTATTGGAGGTATATTGCCAGGTGTTGAATTTGAGAATCTTCCCGATGATTGGGTATGTCCGAAGTGTGGAGCAACTAAAGATAAATTTAAAGAGATTAAGGATACTCCATAAAATATCATTTAATACCCCTGTATTTATAAAAATGAAGGTTATCAAACTAATGTTAAGATAACCTTCAACCTTCTAAAGTGATTATTATTGAACTTGTATCCCGAAATTGAACATATCGGAGTGAGTTCTTGCTCCATCCATTAATTGTTCAAGTTCTTTTACCTTTTCAGGATATTCATTTACTAAATCTTTATCTTCGTGAATATCCTCTTTTAAGTTATATAGTTCTGTAACTGTTTCTCCGTTTATTGGTTGCTTTATTAGCTTCCAATCTCCAGATCTAAGTGCTTTGCGTCCTCCTAACTCATGGAATTCCCAATATAGGTACTCATGCTCTTTTTGCTCTTTTGTTGAGAGAAGAGTTGGTAAATATGATATTCCATCAGTGGTTAACTCTTTTGAAGAGTTAGCAATGTCGGCAAGTGTTGGCATAAAATCCCAGAATGCAGATACATGGTC
Coding sequences:
- a CDS encoding transcriptional repressor, which codes for MQNKKEINESGQERLMRYGIRPSVQRLAIMNYLMENRIHPTVDQIFSDLYPTMPTLSKTTVYNTLKLLVDSGAALMLTIDEKNTRFDAEIKPHTHFMCNQCGSVTDLNINPPILKGNYIDDCEILNSELYVYGYCPECKKRKN
- the smpB gene encoding SsrA-binding protein SmpB, giving the protein MKTKSQINIKNKRATFDYEIIDKYKAGIVLTGTEIKSIREGKAGLADTYCYFINGELWVKNMYIAEYFYGTYNNHSTRRDRKLLLTKKELRKISKTDKESGFSIIPTRLFIDENGRAKLEIAVARGKKIYDKRQSIKEREDKRSMDRMFKK
- a CDS encoding permease → MQEIINLINEMSPYLLLGFLLAGVMKAFVPETLYKRYLSNNNFKSVLNATLIGIPLPLCSCGVLPTAMGLYKQGASKGATTAFLIATPQTGVDSIIATVSLMGLPFAILRPIAALVTSIFGGVLVNKFDKEDRVIIDNDNETIKTKERLSIKEKIITTFKFAYIEMMQDIGKWLIIGLLIAGAITVFVPESFFALFSDNSLLSILFVLLFAIPMYLCATGSIPIAVALMLKGLSPGTALVMLMAGPAINFASILVLNKILGKKSLIIYLLSIIFCSITFALIINNLLPREWFTSHLNEIKDCCISSTPIFNIVCTILLFILLINAFILKYFVKHNCNCSNSNCSCHGSIKDAPTLSKIIIDGMKCNHCKANAENAIMSVNGVTNVSVDIVTGETTIYGNFNLNEVIDSIEKLGFKVRNKDIQ
- a CDS encoding outer membrane beta-barrel protein; amino-acid sequence: MKKRILLGLTLLMATTSAFAGGLLTNTNQSAAYVRNPSRDAAIDIDAVYYNPAGVAFLDKGFHISLNYQAAVQKRQITSSANYFQLNSNNPTQERYFEGKAAAPIIPSIQYAYVINNNWSIAAQFSVVGGGGTCEFENGLSMFEGMIGGSVAQKGGSAYTINQSLTGKQIIYGFQVGTAYKIIDQLSVSVGVRGVFASMGYEGSMTGITANGLNSQQYAAIAQRYPNTSVEYAQMMTFAGMTSDYTLDCNQKAFGVTPILGIDFKMGQWNVAAKYEFRTKLNLKNESNNSANVDMLMPEYKDGAEVRSDIPALFTIGVEYSPIKSLRISGGFHHYHDKAAKGAATNVDKNTIEGLFGIEYDVHKVVTLSAGMQRTKYGFSDEQMKDTNFNLNSWCLGVGAQFNCTDFMKVNVGYFHSFYQDRDVANANGAGLTNNYNRKNDLVGASLNFNF
- a CDS encoding AAA family ATPase, with product MSVKIDSEDNYKDSAEKLYSYLESSLQTLPDYKLSYSILNIIYGRILNQNTSFVTIKLVGRFAKTEYLLKEFKATRELSYMINDFRTRIKNINDYSDDALKKIYLYDLKTLSQFISLIYNTPVPQKLFNHFPKDKLLRKRENNNIDYIRVIVHNWDNEYIYCISEEDRDKEIKIYYGAECGVYKYNWSYISELLYENAQLNIIKPKFENDIIIPELIIFEPDYLVDISSIALCFESYAEDAILYLINKIKPNVTSEAILLGNLASQFLDEEIHSKDLRVPYNDSIKTFFKNNALSLLAANISQDFHLNAKNQKTNIQKSIGEELPKIVSSINFDNILLEPSFFSEMLGLQGRMDLLQSDFSLLIEQKSGRCGFPQLDTDTPIALKKHYVQMLLYMTILRYNYPEQYKENNNKLNAFLLYSKYKNSLLGLGFAPELVFQSIKIRNEIVHNEYKYAEEGIHILKELTPERINSKNINNNLWNKYIYPQLSTLLAPIQNATELELEYYLQFLKFIENEHIYSKVGNKQKENSGFASKWHDTLEEKLNAGNIYDKLTLITPSINHIGIVEEVELEFKETTNHDIANFRVGDIVILYPYLKNTLPDLRKTIVHRCTISSISTDLIKLSLRAVQSNANIFIKDLDKEWAIEHDFFESSYNALYRGMHTFISAPKDRKDLILLQRAPIVDKSKRLNGEYGKFNELALRVKQAEDLFLIIGPPGTGKTSFGLLTTLKEELTEENSNILLLSYTNRAVDEICSKLVEEDIDFIRIGNKNSCDNRYKEFLLENKSKDCSNVRELNTLITNTRVFVGTTAALNNNSSLYDLKQFNLAIIDEASQILEPNIIGVLSEERNGVPVIKKFVMIGDHKQLPAVIQQPNYESKTDNKILNDIYLTDCSLSLFERLLRKYKCNDSVTYMLTKQGRMHYEIAEIPNKQFYNNNLDIVPLPHQIEKFETNEYSDKLSNILSSHRVVFFSAKTQEKIIANKVNKEEAELIAHIIYRLYNLNKDNFDIDKTVGVIVPYRNQIATIKHTLQAQYPGFGFENITIDTVERFQGSQREHIIYGFIIQETSQLKFLTENTFIEDGYLIDRKLNVAMTRAKKQLIFVGNSDLLSMNSLYSILINYLKEKNSYFHYTDL
- a CDS encoding NADH peroxidase codes for the protein MAKKWICTVCGYIHEGETAPERCPLCKVPAEKFQEKVEDGKLEFVQEHVIGVAKGCDEEMIKDLNNHFMGECTEVGMYLAMSRQADREGYPEIAEAFKRYAWEEAEHAAKFAELLGDVVWDTKTNLDKRMNAESGACADKFRIAKRAKELNLDAIHDTVHEMAKDEARHGKGFEGLFNRYFKK
- a CDS encoding rubredoxin, encoding MKKYVCTVCDWVYDPEVGDPDGGIAPGTQFEDIPDDWVCPLCGVGKDMFEEA
- a CDS encoding rubredoxin, producing the protein MKKFICTKCKWVYNPEIGDPIGGILPGVEFENLPDDWVCPKCGATKDKFKEIKDTP
- the trxA gene encoding thioredoxin; this translates as MATIHLTKDEFLKRVSNIEENGDSWKFLGDKPAVVDFYAQWCGPCKALSPILDEVSDEYAGKVDIYKVDVDQEEDLAVAFGIRTIPTLLFIPMGKNPQIMVGGLPKNKLKEVIDSIL
- a CDS encoding LysR family transcriptional regulator, with product MTLQQLEYIVAVDKYRHFVKAAESCEITQSTLSSLIQKLENELDIIIFDRASHPIKPTSIGEEVIAQAKVVLFNAEQLKELVKLQKEEESGTLKIGTVSTIAPYILPKLFKKLSTEHPQIHISVEEARLATIIEKLGKAEIDIAILPTPLNNNELLEIPLYNEKFMAYVSPNEPFFDREQVCVSKMPTENLWVLQEAYCPNNNKFSFCCKERGNAAIYEAGSIETLVKIVDENGGFSIIPELHIPLLTTEQQQRIKPMCNPEPSREIALVIRKDFVRERLLNIIAKTIIEVIPEHMINERVKKYSIKL